A single genomic interval of Spirosoma linguale DSM 74 harbors:
- a CDS encoding Protein of unknown function DUF2147 (PFAM: Protein of unknown function DUF2147~KEGG: bra:BRADO6277 hypothetical protein) — protein sequence MKLTNILFLSALLLLAHFSFAQSAANDIVGKWAGENNKARFEIVKTGDTYSAKIISLAEPNDDAGKPKTDKNNPDKNLRNRPVVGLAFLTGLTFSGKKWENGKVYSLERGETLPCSIELADKNTLKMKASKGIISRTQTWKRL from the coding sequence ATGAAACTGACCAACATTCTTTTTCTGAGCGCACTCCTGCTGCTTGCCCATTTTTCCTTCGCTCAATCGGCCGCTAACGACATCGTCGGCAAATGGGCCGGTGAAAACAACAAAGCCCGTTTTGAGATCGTAAAAACCGGCGACACGTATTCGGCAAAAATCATTAGCCTGGCCGAGCCAAACGACGATGCCGGCAAACCCAAAACCGACAAAAACAACCCCGACAAAAACTTGCGAAATCGTCCGGTAGTAGGTCTTGCCTTCCTGACGGGCCTGACCTTTTCGGGCAAAAAGTGGGAAAACGGGAAAGTGTACAGCCTGGAACGGGGCGAAACGTTGCCCTGTAGCATCGAACTGGCCGACAAAAACACGCTGAAAATGAAGGCATCGAAAGGCATCATCTCCCGTACCCAGACCTGGAAACGACTGTAG
- a CDS encoding conserved hypothetical protein (KEGG: azc:AZC_0100 hypothetical protein), producing the protein MTLKASVSTACIAVLTGSLALAQSTSPVLHGTNQVRGARYCEILVVSGKLNDLTATVYNTLGCNSCPASQWKAIDADKLKNELGAKSVLMNGPRYFLMDKIGQSNAAPPMVTLGGLQLKKRATVPVSLRTVFEGKAKPYTETSVKRSTKYVFNKGSRVYELVSPDHQYIMQSYAQIADPNLTEKDLATLQTRLKLPKGWHFQTRLLPADLVLQTIDGGEAHVTQDDLMNTYQRIK; encoded by the coding sequence ATGACACTCAAAGCAAGCGTATCGACAGCCTGTATAGCCGTTCTGACCGGCTCACTCGCCCTGGCTCAATCGACTTCTCCTGTTCTCCACGGCACCAATCAGGTGCGGGGAGCGCGTTACTGCGAAATCCTGGTGGTGAGTGGCAAACTCAATGACCTCACGGCAACAGTTTACAACACACTGGGCTGCAACAGTTGCCCGGCCAGTCAATGGAAAGCAATCGATGCCGATAAGCTAAAAAATGAACTCGGTGCCAAATCGGTTTTAATGAATGGCCCCCGCTATTTTCTGATGGATAAAATCGGCCAGTCCAACGCGGCTCCACCAATGGTTACGCTGGGTGGGTTACAATTGAAAAAACGCGCTACGGTTCCTGTATCGCTGCGGACGGTTTTTGAGGGCAAAGCCAAGCCTTATACCGAAACGTCCGTGAAACGCTCTACGAAGTACGTGTTCAACAAAGGCAGCCGGGTGTATGAACTGGTTAGCCCCGACCACCAGTACATCATGCAGAGCTACGCCCAGATTGCCGACCCAAACCTAACCGAAAAAGACCTAGCTACCTTGCAAACTCGTCTGAAACTGCCTAAAGGCTGGCACTTTCAAACCCGTCTGCTGCCCGCCGACCTGGTGCTGCAAACCATTGACGGCGGAGAAGCCCATGTAACCCAGGACGACCTGATGAATACCTACCAGCGTATTAAGTAA
- a CDS encoding hypothetical protein (KEGG: geo:Geob_2038 hypothetical protein) gives MKFYLLMASLILAAGLSYGQSIKLAGIEYANYPKVAVKGSQTGQELAFREFGTYINVPIIAKKSRMIFVNGFRYFQLNTTTYNSPIYSQPEVKQTFHTIIYSLNVVKPLSPKWTMILGVLPTISSDFTKGLTSDDFLIQALALAHYKLREGFEVGGGLAYNTRFGRQILLPIIQVNYQKRLFHLNAILPTNLNAYFRTPNERLKAGLRIRTIGSFININDQIISNNTIDKLSYTRINVGPLVEWKLAGPLVMELAGGITARRKFDFSTAEKNTVSFDSESGPFLTIGLSIAPTRKKESGQGLIE, from the coding sequence ATGAAATTTTATCTGCTAATGGCCAGTTTGATTTTGGCCGCAGGATTGTCGTATGGGCAATCGATCAAACTGGCTGGCATTGAATACGCCAATTACCCGAAGGTAGCCGTTAAGGGTAGTCAAACCGGGCAGGAACTGGCCTTTCGGGAGTTTGGCACGTACATCAATGTGCCCATCATCGCCAAAAAGTCGCGAATGATATTTGTGAATGGATTTCGGTATTTTCAGCTTAATACAACCACCTATAATTCGCCCATTTATAGCCAGCCCGAAGTAAAGCAAACGTTTCATACCATTATCTATTCACTAAATGTGGTTAAACCATTGTCGCCAAAATGGACAATGATTTTGGGTGTATTGCCTACTATTTCGTCTGATTTTACAAAGGGATTGACGAGTGATGATTTTTTGATTCAGGCGTTGGCGTTGGCTCACTACAAACTGCGTGAAGGGTTCGAGGTGGGCGGTGGGCTGGCGTATAACACCCGTTTTGGCCGCCAGATTCTTTTGCCGATCATCCAGGTGAATTATCAAAAAAGGTTATTCCACCTGAACGCTATACTGCCTACCAACCTGAATGCCTATTTCCGGACTCCGAATGAGCGGCTCAAAGCTGGTTTACGTATCCGAACAATAGGTAGTTTCATCAATATCAATGACCAGATTATTTCGAATAATACGATTGATAAACTCAGCTATACCCGGATCAATGTTGGGCCATTGGTCGAGTGGAAACTGGCCGGGCCGCTCGTGATGGAACTGGCCGGAGGCATTACAGCCCGGCGCAAATTTGATTTTAGTACAGCTGAAAAAAATACGGTAAGCTTTGATAGTGAATCTGGCCCATTTCTCACTATCGGCCTATCCATAGCCCCAACTCGCAAAAAGGAATCAGGGCAGGGATTAATTGAATAG
- a CDS encoding outer membrane efflux protein (PFAM: outer membrane efflux protein~KEGG: sat:SYN_02462 type I secretion outer membrane protein), which produces MKDCQLLIWLVGISSSVTVQAQPLSFADCIDFSLKNHPSTVVYTNNVGMANERAKQALSVYLPQINGSVTYVDNLQLPTTILPAGIFGPDAKEVKFGNQFTANAYLDASQLLYDQSRIYGIRASEPYQQLTELQKEQNRETIIYNTAVAFFQVLIYREQEKILQNNLRNYTSMLSPMMLQVQKGVVLQKDVDRVTVSRNTTAYQINDAQSKEVLALNTLKNAMGLPLTAPLSITDSLTYETFAILPSSAEFTASGTYDYRIGQTNLTLQEIDLQTKKAAFLPTVAAIGRYGQQAYSNDFSTSLKNWYGYSYIGLAVNVPIMSGLRRKSQLEESKLNLENTKINLELSRQSLLLRFENARAALISAFTGLQSNKETLRLAQQVAAVTTTQYQKGVGSIIDFLNDDNAVRNAQETYLSSLLNVLLARLNYEKAQGTLTTYYTQLKN; this is translated from the coding sequence ATGAAAGACTGTCAACTCCTTATTTGGTTAGTGGGCATAAGTAGTAGCGTAACCGTTCAGGCACAGCCCCTTTCATTTGCCGACTGTATAGACTTTAGTTTAAAGAATCACCCATCAACGGTAGTGTATACCAACAACGTTGGCATGGCGAACGAACGGGCTAAACAAGCTCTATCGGTGTATCTGCCTCAGATTAATGGCTCTGTAACCTATGTCGATAATCTGCAGCTACCTACTACCATTTTGCCCGCCGGTATTTTCGGTCCTGACGCGAAAGAAGTAAAATTTGGCAACCAATTCACGGCCAATGCTTATCTGGATGCCAGCCAACTCCTCTACGATCAGTCGCGTATTTACGGCATCCGTGCCAGCGAACCTTACCAGCAACTCACTGAATTGCAAAAAGAACAGAACAGGGAAACAATTATTTACAACACCGCTGTCGCGTTTTTTCAGGTGCTGATTTATCGGGAACAGGAAAAAATTTTACAGAATAACCTTCGGAATTATACCAGCATGCTGTCGCCGATGATGCTTCAGGTGCAAAAAGGAGTGGTGTTGCAGAAAGATGTTGATCGCGTAACGGTCAGCCGAAACACCACAGCGTATCAGATCAACGATGCGCAATCGAAGGAAGTACTGGCCTTAAATACGCTCAAAAATGCGATGGGGCTTCCGCTAACGGCTCCGCTCAGTATAACCGATAGCCTTACCTATGAAACCTTTGCTATACTGCCTTCATCGGCTGAATTTACGGCATCCGGTACGTATGATTACCGCATCGGGCAAACGAATCTGACCTTGCAGGAAATTGATCTTCAGACTAAAAAGGCTGCTTTTTTGCCAACGGTAGCTGCCATTGGCCGATATGGACAGCAGGCCTACAGCAATGATTTTAGTACATCGCTTAAGAATTGGTACGGGTATTCTTACATCGGACTGGCCGTGAACGTGCCCATTATGAGCGGCTTACGGCGTAAGAGCCAGCTAGAAGAAAGCAAGCTAAATCTGGAAAATACGAAAATCAATCTCGAACTGAGCCGACAAAGTCTGCTGCTCCGCTTCGAGAACGCACGAGCCGCTCTGATTTCGGCATTTACAGGGCTGCAAAGCAATAAAGAAACCCTCCGATTGGCACAACAGGTAGCCGCAGTAACCACCACTCAATATCAGAAAGGGGTAGGGTCAATAATTGATTTTCTGAACGACGACAATGCCGTTCGTAATGCGCAGGAAACCTATCTCAGCAGTCTGCTGAATGTACTGCTGGCCCGGCTTAACTACGAAAAAGCACAGGGGACACTTACTACCTATTACACACAACTCAAAAACTAA
- a CDS encoding signal transduction histidine kinase, LytS (PFAM: histidine kinase internal region~KEGG: sdn:Sden_1210 histidine kinase internal region): MRSSNGVMQSRTNWLGVFCALLLPTLGILNRDTSLPEVSAGTLAGAWCILSCFLQGVWLLNGQLYRILRKQPHWPVAAKLGIIILCDGLAITLFMALRFTGWLPHSLQAYSPQTYQLFLRLSFAVTLISTIQYAFLSLMQQQVLIRQNEQLRNENLVAELEGLKQQINPHLLFNSLGTLRAMIREHDEHAEQFVLRLSAVYRQFLSKRNETTIPLHEELDFLDNYLFMLRFRYEDQLTLLVEVTAASNSFRLPSFCLQLLVENCLKHNVLSATKPLSVRIYQAGGRTITVENNKQPKLTDVDSTGIGLDNLRKRYKLLGIDEGVTIRETETSFSVSVVLLDS; this comes from the coding sequence ATGCGCTCATCGAATGGTGTTATGCAATCGCGAACGAACTGGCTGGGTGTCTTTTGCGCCCTATTGCTACCAACACTAGGCATTCTGAATCGGGATACTTCCTTACCTGAAGTGTCGGCGGGTACGCTGGCAGGAGCCTGGTGCATTTTATCGTGTTTTTTGCAGGGTGTCTGGTTGTTGAATGGTCAGCTTTACCGCATTCTGAGAAAACAGCCGCATTGGCCTGTGGCAGCCAAACTGGGAATTATCATCTTGTGTGATGGACTGGCTATCACGCTTTTTATGGCCCTGCGTTTTACCGGTTGGTTACCCCACTCGTTACAGGCTTATAGTCCACAAACGTACCAGCTTTTTCTTCGACTGAGCTTTGCTGTAACCTTGATCTCGACAATTCAATACGCCTTTCTGAGTCTCATGCAGCAGCAAGTGCTGATCCGGCAGAACGAGCAGTTACGCAACGAAAATCTGGTGGCCGAACTCGAAGGGCTGAAACAGCAGATTAACCCCCATCTTCTGTTCAATTCGCTTGGCACACTGCGGGCCATGATTCGTGAACACGACGAACATGCCGAGCAATTCGTGCTTCGCCTGTCGGCGGTGTACCGTCAGTTTTTGAGCAAACGTAACGAGACCACCATACCCCTGCATGAGGAACTGGACTTTCTGGATAACTACCTCTTCATGCTGCGGTTCCGGTACGAAGACCAGCTCACGTTACTCGTCGAGGTAACAGCCGCGTCAAATTCGTTTCGTTTACCATCCTTCTGTTTGCAACTACTGGTCGAAAACTGCCTTAAGCACAATGTCCTGTCGGCAACAAAACCGCTGTCCGTTCGGATTTATCAGGCTGGTGGCCGAACCATCACCGTCGAAAACAATAAACAACCTAAGCTGACGGATGTAGACTCGACGGGCATTGGGCTCGATAACCTGCGAAAACGCTATAAATTACTGGGCATCGACGAAGGGGTAACGATCCGCGAAACCGAAACCAGCTTTTCCGTATCGGTAGTTTTGCTTGACTCATGA
- a CDS encoding hypothetical protein (KEGG: spe:Spro_2278 hypothetical protein), translating into MKALKTTLFFGLLISLMNTQFAHAQRAVRVTRRAVVAPAPVVVATKPVVVTPTPVVVKPAPVVVTPVPVVVVPRRAVRRQVLKP; encoded by the coding sequence ATGAAAGCCTTAAAAACCACCTTGTTCTTTGGGCTGCTTATCAGCCTGATGAATACTCAATTTGCTCATGCACAACGGGCGGTACGGGTTACCCGTAGAGCGGTTGTAGCACCTGCTCCCGTAGTCGTAGCCACAAAACCAGTGGTTGTAACCCCAACTCCCGTGGTTGTAAAGCCTGCTCCGGTGGTTGTAACCCCAGTTCCAGTGGTTGTAGTGCCTCGGCGGGCCGTTCGGCGGCAAGTGCTGAAGCCTTGA
- a CDS encoding phospholipase/carboxylesterase (KEGG: swd:Swoo_3966 phospholipase/carboxylesterase) — MKFIRIAVAMACLLATLSCEEFIEYPLYNGNLAGADYWSDEPRILSAGLGFTDIIGVDEVNEENVKLVGGSWYGSLSCGNGKDPEATMRTSVKDKNITNGFKGAAFFNKANSVAADALPVVFSWPVLTETVDITDFRITLNTGEIVNPTAAGMFPNWEYNERNCVVLFGDFGNRLKSTEAGARFVVKVEIIADANPLMLKGRNDTVVSAVGLSWTTTKTPYDAGPQLVGAKLNFVGKKPIGEGSNGGILDKADYLPNDEFALYGGGDFRLRMLTTGGFSPDGVTGVRPTMYEKFFRIHVKGPNGTTVMLTKTGVDYTVLGGKLKVIGLSDLGKKEDHGAGVYYDDCYLEDRDNYIDIILVGDEAAARNITFLEIPGLPGGYSAFYNPGGPGPTPYPNVRYTAPGPPDLEPVIMALDNPMRVNRDGSR; from the coding sequence ATGAAATTTATACGCATCGCGGTGGCAATGGCCTGTCTGTTGGCGACCTTATCCTGTGAGGAATTTATCGAATATCCGCTCTACAACGGCAACCTCGCCGGGGCCGATTACTGGTCCGACGAACCCCGGATTCTATCAGCCGGATTAGGGTTTACCGACATCATTGGCGTTGACGAAGTCAACGAGGAAAACGTAAAACTGGTGGGCGGCTCCTGGTATGGTAGCCTGAGCTGTGGTAATGGCAAAGACCCCGAAGCCACTATGCGAACCTCGGTTAAGGATAAAAACATAACCAACGGGTTTAAAGGGGCAGCGTTTTTCAATAAGGCGAACAGCGTGGCCGCCGATGCCCTGCCCGTTGTGTTTAGCTGGCCTGTGCTCACCGAAACAGTCGACATTACTGATTTTAGGATAACGCTCAATACCGGCGAAATAGTCAATCCGACGGCTGCCGGCATGTTCCCCAACTGGGAATACAACGAACGCAATTGTGTGGTGCTGTTCGGCGATTTTGGGAACCGGCTCAAAAGCACCGAGGCCGGGGCGCGTTTTGTGGTGAAAGTAGAAATCATTGCCGATGCCAATCCGCTAATGCTGAAAGGCAGAAATGATACTGTCGTCAGTGCGGTAGGGTTGAGCTGGACAACTACCAAAACTCCCTACGATGCCGGTCCGCAACTGGTGGGCGCAAAGCTCAACTTTGTTGGCAAAAAGCCAATTGGTGAAGGGTCAAACGGAGGCATTTTGGACAAGGCCGACTATTTGCCCAACGATGAGTTTGCGCTGTATGGCGGTGGGGATTTCAGATTACGGATGCTAACCACGGGTGGTTTTTCGCCGGATGGTGTGACGGGCGTAAGGCCCACTATGTACGAGAAGTTTTTCAGGATTCACGTAAAAGGCCCCAACGGCACAACCGTGATGCTGACTAAAACAGGCGTAGACTACACTGTTTTGGGGGGCAAACTGAAGGTAATTGGCCTGTCGGATTTGGGCAAGAAAGAAGACCACGGCGCAGGCGTTTATTATGACGATTGCTACCTCGAAGACCGGGATAATTACATTGATATTATTCTGGTTGGCGACGAAGCGGCCGCCCGAAACATCACCTTTCTTGAAATTCCCGGTTTGCCCGGTGGCTACAGTGCTTTTTATAACCCTGGCGGCCCCGGACCAACACCTTATCCGAATGTGCGCTATACCGCCCCCGGCCCCCCTGATTTAGAACCGGTCATTATGGCCCTGGACAATCCCATGCGGGTAAACCGCGATGGGTCTCGATAA
- a CDS encoding two component transcriptional regulator, LytTR family (PFAM: response regulator receiver; LytTr DNA- binding region~SMART: response regulator receiver~KEGG: sdn:Sden_1209 LytTr DNA-binding region) codes for MTILIIEDEPKSARLLQQLIESVRADARVTGICGSIEETVHSLSRYMPDLLFMDIELADGNSFDVFRQLPVTAPVIFCTAYDEYMVDAFKTNGIYYLLKPVDEADVRAAFAKLDTIAKALTPDPATLTQFLPQWSAATQYNRSFLVRVRERLVPVAVADIECIAFEHEVSYLYTRKNDKYPLFKTMDEIEAALDPTQFFRINRQMIVQRNAIVAIEPYFNRKVVLTLTAKPADLPIVSRLKVTPFLAWVEKA; via the coding sequence ATGACGATCCTGATTATTGAAGACGAACCCAAATCGGCCCGGCTGTTGCAGCAACTGATCGAGTCGGTACGGGCCGATGCGCGGGTAACAGGCATTTGTGGCAGCATCGAAGAAACCGTTCACTCGCTGAGCAGGTACATGCCGGATTTGCTCTTCATGGACATTGAGCTGGCCGATGGCAACAGCTTCGACGTTTTTAGGCAACTGCCCGTTACGGCACCCGTTATTTTTTGCACCGCCTACGACGAATACATGGTCGATGCCTTTAAGACCAACGGCATCTATTACCTGCTGAAACCAGTTGACGAAGCCGATGTTCGGGCGGCTTTTGCTAAACTCGATACCATTGCCAAGGCACTCACGCCCGATCCGGCTACCCTGACTCAGTTCTTACCGCAATGGTCGGCCGCTACCCAATACAACCGCTCGTTTCTAGTGCGGGTGCGGGAGCGACTGGTGCCAGTGGCCGTGGCTGATATTGAGTGCATTGCCTTTGAGCATGAAGTGTCGTACCTGTATACCCGGAAGAATGACAAGTATCCGCTGTTTAAGACGATGGACGAAATAGAAGCGGCCCTGGACCCCACTCAGTTCTTCCGCATCAACCGTCAGATGATTGTTCAGCGCAACGCTATTGTAGCCATTGAACCCTATTTCAACCGGAAGGTGGTACTAACGCTCACCGCAAAACCCGCTGACTTGCCCATTGTGAGCCGCCTGAAAGTAACGCCGTTTTTAGCCTGGGTCGAGAAAGCCTAA
- a CDS encoding efflux transporter, RND family, MFP subunit (TIGRFAM: efflux transporter, RND family, MFP subunit~KEGG: xcb:XC_1970 cation efflux system protein), whose product MKRGLVAAAILVVVVLAIALTLSANKKKIDVSNQPVNRTNVPVSVAIETAQMQPVNTSMSLPAVLKPYEEAKLNAQMAGMISHLTIVLGAHVTKGQVVGQIDTKLTELNLQAAELSRQKLNQDYIRAKELQEGNAGLEVNTLNAKNSVDNAAIQVDQIRQQLANAKLIAPVSGIVTTKNLSAGEYVSPGVAIATITNVNPLKAAVFVNENQIYTLKPGQAASLTADVFPGRAFSGKILFVNPKGDDNHNYQVDLVVTNTADLALKAGTNVTVIFGNQTRTSALQISKRALVQDQKQLYVYLAAGNRAKAVSIATGRELGDRIEVLSGLRVGDQVVVSGQINLRDGSPIAVINR is encoded by the coding sequence ATGAAACGTGGACTCGTGGCGGCTGCCATTCTGGTAGTCGTGGTGCTTGCCATTGCGTTGACGCTGTCGGCCAATAAAAAGAAAATCGATGTCTCAAATCAACCCGTCAACCGAACTAATGTTCCGGTGTCGGTAGCCATCGAAACCGCCCAAATGCAGCCTGTCAACACATCGATGAGTTTGCCGGCTGTGCTGAAACCGTATGAGGAAGCTAAACTCAACGCCCAGATGGCCGGCATGATTAGCCATCTGACGATTGTTTTAGGCGCACACGTAACTAAGGGGCAGGTAGTAGGGCAGATCGACACGAAACTCACCGAGTTGAATCTGCAGGCCGCCGAACTCAGTCGGCAAAAACTGAATCAGGATTATATCCGGGCTAAAGAATTGCAGGAAGGCAATGCCGGTTTGGAAGTGAATACGCTCAATGCCAAAAACAGCGTCGATAATGCCGCTATTCAGGTCGATCAGATCAGGCAGCAACTGGCCAATGCCAAACTCATTGCGCCGGTGTCGGGCATTGTCACTACCAAAAACCTGTCGGCGGGGGAATATGTGAGTCCGGGGGTTGCCATTGCCACGATCACCAACGTTAATCCGCTGAAAGCAGCGGTGTTTGTCAACGAAAATCAGATTTATACGCTCAAACCAGGCCAGGCAGCCAGCCTGACAGCCGATGTGTTTCCGGGTCGGGCGTTTTCGGGTAAGATTCTATTTGTCAATCCCAAAGGCGACGACAATCACAATTACCAAGTCGATCTGGTGGTTACAAACACCGCCGATTTAGCCCTGAAAGCGGGCACGAACGTAACCGTAATCTTCGGTAATCAGACCCGAACCAGTGCCTTGCAAATTTCCAAACGAGCACTGGTGCAGGATCAAAAACAACTCTATGTGTACCTGGCAGCAGGCAACCGCGCCAAAGCCGTATCCATTGCCACCGGCCGCGAACTCGGCGACCGGATCGAGGTGCTGTCGGGGCTTCGGGTGGGCGATCAGGTGGTGGTGAGCGGGCAAATCAATCTTCGCGATGGCAGTCCCATTGCCGTTATCAACCGCTAA